From a region of the Deinobacterium chartae genome:
- a CDS encoding LCP family protein — protein MRLAKALALAVLLLLAGLLAYLAPAAPALSRYAALPAEPPRPLNYLVAGVTPKYSGHHTRAPEDFRGLTDTILIVQVRPGGQGLRLLSVPRDTMVNTPGYGWGKVNAANVHLGPQALMGALENLTGLELRGYALLSLDALREITDALGGVEVYVPQDMKYTDTAAGLRIDLKKGRQHLSGEQAEGYLRFRYDALGDIGRVQRQQGFMRDLAARALSPAGLLRLPKAVGAAERNLRTNLTRVDVGYVLGALLHRPQLESSLLPGNFGNVGGASYWIPDRDGIARLVQTRFGSRDTQTDVHSFGVAVVNVGAPDGAAHRARERLLSLGYRNVWITRMASGDESRTAVFSRQGLEPARQVARDLGVGEAYASGEGVLGADITVRLGADAE, from the coding sequence ATGCGTCTTGCCAAGGCCCTCGCCCTCGCCGTCTTGCTGCTCCTCGCCGGGCTGCTGGCCTATCTCGCCCCTGCCGCTCCCGCCCTGTCGCGGTACGCGGCTCTGCCTGCCGAGCCGCCCCGGCCGCTGAACTACCTGGTAGCCGGGGTGACGCCCAAGTACTCGGGGCATCACACCCGGGCTCCCGAAGACTTCCGGGGCCTGACCGACACCATCTTGATCGTGCAGGTGCGGCCGGGCGGGCAGGGCCTGCGCTTGCTGTCGGTGCCGCGGGACACCATGGTGAACACGCCCGGTTACGGCTGGGGCAAGGTGAACGCGGCCAATGTCCACCTGGGGCCGCAGGCCTTGATGGGAGCGCTGGAGAACCTGACCGGACTGGAACTGCGCGGCTACGCGCTGCTGAGCCTGGATGCGCTGCGCGAGATCACCGACGCGCTGGGCGGGGTAGAGGTGTACGTGCCGCAGGACATGAAGTACACCGACACGGCGGCGGGCCTGCGCATCGACCTCAAGAAGGGACGTCAGCACCTCAGCGGGGAGCAGGCCGAGGGCTACTTGCGTTTTCGTTACGACGCGCTGGGCGACATCGGGCGTGTGCAGCGCCAGCAGGGCTTCATGCGTGATCTGGCCGCGCGGGCTCTCAGCCCGGCTGGGCTGTTGCGGCTGCCAAAGGCGGTGGGGGCGGCTGAGCGGAACTTGCGCACCAACCTGACCCGGGTGGATGTGGGGTACGTGCTGGGTGCCCTGCTGCACCGTCCGCAACTCGAATCTTCGCTGCTGCCGGGGAATTTTGGAAACGTGGGCGGGGCGTCGTACTGGATCCCGGACCGTGATGGCATCGCCCGGCTGGTTCAGACCCGGTTCGGCAGCCGGGACACGCAGACCGATGTCCACAGTTTCGGCGTCGCGGTGGTCAACGTGGGAGCGCCGGATGGAGCGGCTCACCGGGCCCGCGAGCGGCTGCTGTCGCTCGGCTACCGCAACGTCTGGATCACGCGGATGGCGAGCGGCGACGAGAGCCGCACGGCGGTGTTCTCGAGGCAGGGGCTCGAGCCGGCCCGCCAGGTGGCGCGCGATCTTGGCGTAGGTGAGGCGTACGCTTCGGGCGAGGGCGTGCTGGGAGCCGACATCACCGTGCGTCTGGGCGCTGACGCCGAGTAA
- a CDS encoding S8 family peptidase: MKKFWMMLAGPLLLAACGGGELNAPAKVSGYVLAPGGAVLFSNPEPEQLEPRWDAPRAQGQLLVSFRSGGLYAQSKLAALSALNPQTVADGLVSVRTPAGKTDQELFAELRAQGFVVQPNYLYQPLALPNDPGVPGTPGSVEGYKQRYLTQIRATEAWDYLQSKGQANPTGAKVAVLDTGVTANHEDLVGRLASGGKDFCPQLDANFNCVGEDNDPSEITSSDFRGHGTHSIGIIGAATNNAKGIAGLTWSGANILPIKVFGQQAGGGAPSADTVALVKGINYAVDQGAKVINMSLGFILQDDDAPDAALKDAINRAYNEKDVLLVASAGNQPNVGLYYPASDSNVIAVGAVDKNDNLTSYSARPRSGERSVDLVAPGGTNPDCSAGDCILSLSANPTGYEGRAGTSEAAPQVSGVAALMRAYKPNLTAKQIRAALKESARDLGADPAVGAGRLDARAALERIDSPTPPPEDTRNRYPVQVVARQNGQVVRTFNTTMYSGDNRATYELRLPYGTYTLEAKIGPAFNEKTGQQTSDYNATGSAQVTLTEQMREVNRNIQTND; encoded by the coding sequence ATGAAAAAGTTCTGGATGATGCTGGCAGGGCCGCTGCTGCTCGCGGCGTGCGGCGGCGGTGAGCTGAACGCTCCCGCCAAGGTGAGCGGGTACGTGCTTGCGCCGGGCGGCGCCGTTTTGTTTTCCAACCCCGAACCGGAGCAGTTGGAGCCGCGCTGGGACGCTCCGCGTGCGCAGGGGCAGTTGCTGGTGAGCTTTCGGTCGGGCGGACTCTATGCGCAGTCCAAGCTTGCCGCTCTGAGCGCCCTGAACCCCCAGACCGTGGCCGACGGCCTGGTGTCGGTACGCACGCCAGCGGGCAAGACCGACCAGGAACTGTTCGCCGAACTGCGGGCCCAGGGTTTCGTGGTGCAGCCGAACTACCTGTACCAGCCGCTGGCCCTGCCCAATGACCCGGGTGTGCCCGGTACCCCGGGCTCGGTGGAGGGCTACAAGCAGCGTTACCTGACCCAGATTCGCGCGACCGAAGCCTGGGACTACCTGCAGTCCAAGGGGCAGGCCAACCCGACCGGAGCCAAGGTGGCCGTGCTCGATACCGGCGTGACCGCCAACCACGAGGACCTGGTCGGACGTCTGGCGAGCGGCGGCAAGGATTTCTGCCCGCAGCTCGACGCCAACTTCAACTGTGTGGGCGAGGACAACGATCCCAGCGAGATCACCTCCTCGGACTTCCGGGGCCACGGGACGCACAGCATCGGCATCATCGGGGCGGCCACCAACAACGCCAAGGGCATCGCCGGTCTGACCTGGAGCGGTGCCAACATCTTGCCCATCAAGGTGTTCGGGCAGCAGGCGGGCGGCGGAGCCCCCTCGGCCGATACGGTCGCGCTGGTCAAGGGCATCAACTACGCCGTGGACCAGGGCGCAAAGGTCATCAACATGTCGCTGGGCTTCATCCTTCAAGACGATGATGCCCCGGACGCGGCCCTCAAGGACGCCATCAACCGCGCCTACAACGAGAAGGATGTGCTGCTGGTCGCCTCGGCGGGGAACCAGCCCAACGTCGGCCTGTACTACCCGGCCAGCGACTCCAACGTCATCGCGGTGGGCGCGGTGGATAAAAATGACAACCTGACCAGCTACTCGGCGCGCCCGCGCAGCGGCGAACGCTCGGTGGACCTCGTTGCTCCCGGCGGTACTAACCCCGACTGCTCGGCGGGAGACTGCATCCTGAGCCTTTCGGCCAACCCCACCGGCTACGAGGGCCGCGCCGGTACCTCCGAGGCCGCCCCGCAGGTCTCCGGTGTGGCCGCGCTGATGCGCGCCTACAAGCCCAACCTGACCGCCAAGCAGATCCGCGCAGCCCTCAAGGAATCGGCCCGGGACCTGGGCGCCGACCCGGCAGTCGGTGCTGGCCGCCTCGATGCCCGCGCCGCCCTCGAGCGCATCGACAGCCCTACGCCGCCGCCCGAAGATACCCGCAACCGCTACCCGGTGCAGGTGGTCGCCCGGCAGAACGGTCAGGTGGTACGCACCTTCAACACCACCATGTACAGCGGTGACAACCGCGCCACCTACGAGCTGAGGCTGCCCTACGGCACCTATACCCTCGAGGCCAAGATCGGTCCGGCCTTCAACGAGAAGACCGGTCAGCAGACCTCGGATTACAACGCCACCGGCAGCGCGCAGGTGACGTTGACCGAGCAGATGCGCGAAGTCAACCGGAACATCCAGACCAACGACTGA
- a CDS encoding S8 family serine peptidase, which produces MKRSLQEVRGSHGEPLLVRSGSGKMHPGLALLLPLVLAACGQTPSLPSEQDVVLTGGQAQVSYPSSGAWQVSEIEGDWLQVSPQSGQGAIRLKFDVRGDVCLERSEPYTARVTLRTAQGTTTALKVRYDPDVRDFLSGAAPQSLTLNRADVAIGPSVVERRAGAPAPRALLVRYRSEAAARSGLAQPLSLGSAETRTVRVPTDNLEADLARLSQDPDVESVRPEPLLRALGEVIPTDEYYRLQWAFPKLGYPRVWADMETGAYSNPVTVAVIDTGVRYDHPDLEGALLGPDEGAMDFVDDGCGRDRDPTDPSTPSRARYGDSSHGTHVTGIIAARFGTLGSTCPGCSSSGVVGAVYRAPVRVLPLRTLATNGFGGLEETASAIRYAAGETVMVNGAARRLPESVAATVKVINLSLGGPFTDPRDIALLCDAVKVAADRGIAVLAAGGNEKQYGNAVNYPAACKGATAVAATTLAENDSGWTRAKYSNTGPYIALSAPGGDSGNSLNGQELNGAPFPDMIFSTDWMYTRHQPRYSALEGTSQAAPQASALTALVLAKGLVSTPAQAVERLEQTALDLGPAGRDEEYGHGLIDPLKALGIAP; this is translated from the coding sequence ATGAAGCGAAGTTTGCAAGAGGTGCGTGGCTCGCACGGTGAGCCGTTGTTGGTCCGGTCCGGGTCCGGAAAGATGCATCCGGGTCTTGCTCTGCTGCTGCCGCTGGTCCTGGCGGCCTGTGGGCAGACTCCGTCGCTTCCGAGCGAACAAGACGTTGTTCTTACGGGTGGACAGGCACAGGTGAGCTATCCCTCGAGCGGGGCGTGGCAGGTGAGCGAGATCGAAGGCGACTGGCTGCAGGTCAGCCCGCAGTCCGGGCAGGGCGCGATCCGCCTGAAGTTCGACGTGCGCGGTGACGTGTGCCTGGAACGCAGCGAACCGTACACCGCGCGGGTGACGCTGCGCACCGCCCAGGGAACAACCACCGCGCTGAAGGTGCGCTACGACCCGGATGTCCGCGACTTCCTGTCCGGCGCGGCCCCGCAGTCGTTGACGCTGAACCGCGCGGATGTCGCGATCGGCCCCTCGGTCGTTGAGCGCCGTGCGGGCGCGCCTGCGCCCCGTGCCCTGCTGGTGCGCTACCGCAGCGAGGCCGCTGCGCGCAGCGGCCTCGCCCAACCGCTGTCGCTGGGTTCGGCCGAGACCCGGACCGTGCGCGTTCCCACCGACAACCTCGAGGCCGATCTCGCCCGGCTGAGCCAGGACCCGGACGTGGAGTCGGTGCGGCCCGAACCGCTGCTGCGCGCCCTGGGCGAAGTGATCCCCACCGACGAATACTACCGGCTGCAGTGGGCTTTTCCTAAACTGGGCTACCCCAGGGTATGGGCCGACATGGAAACGGGCGCGTACTCCAACCCGGTCACGGTGGCCGTTATTGATACCGGTGTGCGCTACGACCACCCCGACCTCGAGGGTGCGCTGCTGGGCCCGGACGAGGGTGCCATGGACTTCGTGGACGACGGCTGCGGCCGGGACCGCGACCCCACCGATCCGAGCACGCCCAGCCGTGCGCGTTACGGCGACTCCAGCCACGGCACGCACGTGACCGGCATCATCGCCGCGCGTTTCGGAACGCTGGGTTCTACCTGCCCGGGCTGCTCGAGTTCCGGCGTGGTCGGAGCGGTGTACCGTGCGCCGGTGCGGGTGCTGCCGCTGCGCACCCTGGCTACCAACGGCTTCGGGGGCCTCGAGGAAACCGCCTCTGCCATCCGTTACGCCGCCGGCGAGACGGTGATGGTGAACGGCGCGGCGCGCAGGTTGCCCGAGAGCGTGGCCGCGACGGTCAAGGTCATCAACCTGTCCTTGGGCGGGCCTTTTACGGACCCTCGGGACATCGCGCTGCTGTGCGACGCGGTGAAGGTGGCGGCCGACCGGGGGATCGCGGTGCTGGCCGCAGGCGGAAACGAGAAGCAGTACGGCAACGCGGTCAACTACCCGGCGGCCTGCAAGGGGGCCACCGCGGTAGCAGCGACGACCCTGGCCGAGAACGACTCCGGCTGGACCCGGGCCAAGTACAGCAATACCGGGCCGTACATCGCCCTGAGCGCGCCAGGCGGGGACAGCGGTAACTCCCTGAACGGTCAGGAACTCAACGGTGCCCCGTTCCCGGACATGATCTTCTCGACCGACTGGATGTATACCCGGCACCAGCCGCGCTACTCGGCCCTCGAGGGGACCAGCCAGGCGGCTCCGCAGGCGAGTGCGCTGACCGCGCTGGTGTTGGCCAAGGGACTCGTGTCCACCCCGGCGCAGGCGGTAGAGCGCCTCGAGCAGACCGCCCTGGACCTGGGGCCTGCGGGCAGGGATGAGGAGTATGGACATGGCCTGATCGATCCGCTAAAGGCGCTGGGAATCGCTCCTTAG